Within Sinorhizobium sp. RAC02, the genomic segment AGGCAAAGAACGCGCTTGTCTCGGCCAAAGTGCCCGCGCAGGCGCAGGCTTCCACGATGGAACGGCTCTTCAAGCAGTCGCAGGATTACAGCGTCCAGCTCAATTCGCAGGTGTCGCTATACGGTCAGGTTAGCCGAGCTGCTGCTGGCCTGACCGACAATACCGACGATGTATTCCGGTTCACGGAGGCCGTCGCCGCCGGGCTCAAAGCAGACGGTCGGTCGGCCTCGGAGGCCTCCGGCGCCTTGCTCCAGTTGGGACAGGCACTCCGTTCGCCGATCATTCAGGCGGAGGAGTTCAATTCGCTTATCGACGGAGCGCCTTCTCTCCTGGAGGCCGCTGCGAACGGTATCGCTCGCTTCAACGGTGATCTCGGTGCGCTGATTGCTGCCGCAAAGGGCGGCGACCTCGCCAGCCGCGAATTCTTCGAGGGCGTCATCAAGGGTTCCAATGAACTGAAGGCACGCGTTGGGCAGTCGGCTGACACGTTTGAAGGTGCATTCGTTCGGATCGAAAACGCACTCACCCGGTATATCGGTCAGACCGACGAGGGGCTTAGCGCGTCGCAGCGGCTTATCGCAGGCCTCAACGCCTTCGCCGATGACTTCGACAACCTGGCCGATACCGCCCTCAAGCTCGCAGCGGTGATTTCCGGTGCTTTGGTCGGGCGCGCGATCGGCGGGATGATCACCACCATCCCTATCGCCATCGTATCCGTGCGCCTTCTGATGCTGGCATCGTCCGGCGCCGCCAGCGCTGCTTCGTTCATGGCTGCCAACTTCGGCGGCGCAACGCGCGCCATTGCCGCGACGACAGCGGCCTCCCGGGCATTCAAGATTGCCGCAGTTGGCCTGTTGGCTGGGCCTATCGGCGCAATTCTTGGCGGCGTCGTGACGACATTCGTAGCGTTCTCGGATCAGATATTCACGGCTGGGGAAAATACGGAAGCCGCTGCCGCGAAAGCTGACCGCTATGCCGCCGCGCTTCGCCGGATCGAAGGTGCCGCCGACGGCGCCGGCGATGCCGTAGAGAAAAGCGGGAAGAAGTTCCTTCAGAGCGAAGTCCGCCGCCTCAAAGAGGCGCTGAAAACCGATGAGGAGGCCTACTCTGCCGCGGCTGATGCCGTCAGGAAGGAGGTGGATGCGTACCTCAAGTCCTTGCAAGAAGCAGAGGCGGAGTACGGCGATGATCCAAAGTTCAAGGCTCACGTTGCCGGGCTCAAGGCCATTCGCGCGGGACTGGATGGCACAGCCGACGGCGCGGATAGGGCAGAACAGGCACTTGCCAAATTGCTCAATGAAAACGATGGCGAGTTCCAGCCTCTTGCCGACGCGCTCAAACTTCTGATCCAAGACCTCAAGGTCTATGCGAGCCTCATCGCTGAAAGCACCGACGGACTGAAGGAAATGGCCGCGGCCCGTCAGAAGCTGACCGGTTTCCGGTCGGAGAGCCGTGAGGAGGCTCAGCGTGCGCGGCAGGCTGAGGCCTTCCTGAACGAGCAAAAAGCTCTGGAACTCCGGACCTCTCGGGAAAAGGAAATCGCCAGCCTCGCCGAAAAATACATGAAGGAGGCGACCGAAGCGGCGAAGGCCTCGAAGAACGCTGGCCTCGCCATCACGAAAGCGGAGGCGGAAGCGAAGGCACGAGAGACGGTCAGCGCGAGAGAGACGCAGGAAGGTTTCGAGGGCGCGGTCTCCGGCTATGTCGGCCGTGTCGTCGGCGCGGAATCCGGTGGCGACACTGCGGCGAAAAATCCGAACAGCTCAGCGACGGGCCTTGGGCAGTTCATCGAGAGCACCTGGCTCGCGATGTTCAAGAAGCATTTCCCCGGCGAGGCTTCCGGCATGACGGATGCTGCCATCCTGGCGATGCGGACGGACGCCGCGAAGTCTCGCACCTTGATCGAGGCCTATGCCCGCGAGAATGCCGCCATCCTCCAGAAGGCCGGGATCTCCGTCAACGATGCCGCTGACGAATACAAGTTGCAGCTTGCCCACTTCCTCGGGCCGCAGGGTGCAATCAACGTCCTGAAGGCCGCGCCGGGTACGCTCGCGTCGGCCGTTCTGCCGGCGGCTGCGGTCAAGGCAAACCCGACCATCCTGGGCGGTGGCCGGACAGTCGACGACGTCATCGCCTACGGTCAGAAGCGGGCCGGCCAGACCTCCAGCGGAACCGAGCGGATCGATGCGCGCGACAACTTCGCAAAAAGGCTCGAGGAGCAGCGGGCCTATATCGAGACCCTGAAGGAGGAGACCGGACTTCGTGCCGGGATCAATCCGCTGGTCGACGATTATGGGCAGAAGCTCTCCACGCTTCAGGCGGCGCAACAGCTCTTTGCCGACGCGCAGCGCGAAGGCACCGACGCGGGCAAGGAGTTGACAAGTGTCCAGCAGCTTCTCAAGGGCGACCTTTCGAAACTGTCGCCGGTTGCGCGGGAGCAGGCACTGGCGATGCGGGCGCTGGCGGAAGAGACGGGAACCGCCGAGGCGGCTGGAAACCGGTTGATCGAATCGCAAGCCGACCTGAAGGACCGGATGGCGGAATCGTCCGCGTTCGGGAAGGACGTCCTGGGCGGGTTCATCCGCGATCTGCGAGAGGGCGAGTCCGCCACCGATGCGTTGGCGAACGCGCTGGACAAGGTCGCCGACAAGCTGCTCGACATGGCGCTCGATGGCCTCTTCAACACGAACGGCGGGGGCGGCGGCTTCCTTGGCAACATCTTCGGCAGCCTCTTCGGTGGGGGGTTCAAATCCAACACGACCCTCGGCGACTTCCTGACGAAGGGTTATTCCTCCGGCACGGCCAATACGGGCGGTGCGCGCGGAAAACCGGCCGGCGTCGTGCATGGGCAAGAGGCGGTCATTCCGTTGCCTTCCGGTGGCAAGGTGCCGGTGCAGCTTTCAGCGCCGAACCTCGCTCCCCTGCCGCTCCATGCCCCCGATCTCTCCGGCTATGGTCGGTCGTCGCCGGAAATCCGCTATGTTGAGGTGCCGTATGTCGCCGAGATGGCCGCAACCGACAACGGCGAGATGATCAGCCGCTTTCGCCGGATCAGCCAGGAGGAAATCGGCTCGGCGACGCCGCAGATCGTGGGCAAGTCGGTTGCCGCCGTGGGCAAGCGCGCCCGCTCCACGAAATCCTACCTGGGCTGATCATCATGGTGAAAGTCTATGCCTGGCCGCCGGTCGGCGTGATTGCACGCAACTGGACGATGGAGCTGCCAACCAGCCGGTCGAAAAGCATCATCACCGGACAGGAATATGTCAGCGCATCGCAGCGCCGGCGCAAACTCGCCACGGTGGAAGTGTCCGGGCGCCGCCACTACGGCTCCGGCTATATGGAAGCGCTGTGGCGGCTTATGGATGGCGGCGTGCACCTCGTCTACATGACCTCCTGCCGCATTCCTTGGGGCAATGTCGATGTCTATACGAGCGTGCGAACGCGTAGGGAAGTCGAGTGGGAGGAGCCTCCGGCCATGATCGGCTGGACGTACCCCGGCGCCGATATCATCTGGTTTGCTCCCGTCGAGCTTCCGGCTGTCTATTCTGTCGTGCTCGGCGTGCCCACGCTGACCGTCTCCAGCCTGCCACCAAACGCGCTCGTCGCACTGCCGGGCGAGTTCCTCACCATCCATGGTCCCGGTGGCGAGGAAGAAACCATCATGATCGCCAATCCGGCGCGCTCTGACGCGTCGGGGGTGGCTGCGATCCGCCTCGTCAGCGTTCCGACGATCAGCGGCCCGGTGAGTATCGGCACGCAGGAGGTCGGTGTCTTCCGGCTGCAAACCGACTGGCCCCGGGCCATGCGCAGCGCGTCACAGGAAAGCTACACGCTCGAATTCCGCGAAGTCTTTGAAGACGAGACGGACGGCTTTGTCGGGGTCAATCCATGGATCTAGTTCGCGGCGTCGATCCTGAAATGCTGGCGGCGATGGCTGGCCCGTTCTTCACCATTGGCTTTGCGTTCCTCGACTGGCCCGACGCCCCGGTCTACGCACATAGCGGCGTCGGAACGATCGCGTGGGACGGACACGATTGGATCGGCGTCGGTATTTTGGGAAACATCGAGATCCCGCCAGAAACGGCCGGTGTTGCGGCTGTCGAAGCGATGCTGTCGCTTGCCGGCATGACAGCGGAAATCGAAGGCTATGCCGATGACGAGATCCGCAACAGGACGGTGGAAATATACCTAGGTGCCGTCGCAGCTCGGCCGGGCGATCCGGGCGGAACGACGCTGCGCGGCACGCCGGTCTCGCTTTTTTCAGGGGTGATGGACGGCCTGTCCCTCCTGGCATCGCGTGGCGAAAAGGGTGTGACGCACGCGGCGCAGATACCGGTGGCGACCGGCCCGTCTGCCCGATCTGCGGCGACCATCTACCATACCGACGAAGACCAGCGGAGCCGGCATCCGCTCGACACGGCCGGCCGGAACGTCATCCTCTCCTTTGCGCGGGCGCAAAAGACGACATGGCCGGAGACCTGACCCCGGACGCCGTCATGGAGGCGGTGGAGCGCATCATGTCGGTGCGGTCGGAGTGGGGCTCTACGGATTGCTGCTTTGCCGCCTGCGACGTGTTCGCGGATCTCCACGGCATAGATCCGATGGCACCCGTTCGCGGCAGCTACGTCGATGTCATCGGTGCGGCGCGGCTCCTCAAAAACTACGGCGGGTTTGCCTCCATGGCGGTGGCCCTTGCGGGGGCGGCCGGGCTGATCGTCAGCGACGGGCGGACAGGCGACATCGGGCTGTCCTCGGCCGGCGTGGGGATGGGCCCGGAGCGCCGTTGCCTGCTGATCTGCGCAAAGCCCGGTGTGTGGGCCGGAAAGACGGAACTTGGATATGGCATCATTCGAAATGCGGAAAGGTCTTGGCGTGCGTAGGTTTCTGCTCGCATCCACCATCCTTTTCGGCATGGCAACGCCGGCCTATGCGGAGCTCACCACGCTCATCGTTGGAATCAGTACGTGGTTCACGGCGACGTTCGGCGCAACGCTCGGCGGTATCCTGTTGAACCTCGGTGCGTCCTTGCTCCTGTCAACGGTGAGCGCTTTGCTGCGCGGGAAGCCGAAACAGAGCGACGTGATCCGAGAACTTCAGCAGCCGACCAGCCTGCCGGTCTGGCGATTTGCCTATGGTTCCGGGTGGGCTCCGGGCACGCCGGCACCTGTGCGCGTGAAGGGCAAACACATCTACGCGTGCTACATCCTCAATTCCCGCCCGAGCGCCGGCCCGTTCACGGTGTTTTTCGACAAGCGAGAGGTGGAAGCGGCCGGCGATCCCTATGATTTCAGCGGCCCCGGCGCCACCGCGACGAACGACCCGTTCGCGGGCCATTGCTCCTACTGGATCGGCCGTGGGGACCAGACCACCGCGCCGGCGGCATTCG encodes:
- a CDS encoding tape measure protein yields the protein MAITAEQLIFQLTAKVSGFENEISAAASIFDRAAAKIESGFLRMDRRIEQSSRANASNVKAMVTAITGALGVREVAQYADAWTKAKNALVSAKVPAQAQASTMERLFKQSQDYSVQLNSQVSLYGQVSRAAAGLTDNTDDVFRFTEAVAAGLKADGRSASEASGALLQLGQALRSPIIQAEEFNSLIDGAPSLLEAAANGIARFNGDLGALIAAAKGGDLASREFFEGVIKGSNELKARVGQSADTFEGAFVRIENALTRYIGQTDEGLSASQRLIAGLNAFADDFDNLADTALKLAAVISGALVGRAIGGMITTIPIAIVSVRLLMLASSGAASAASFMAANFGGATRAIAATTAASRAFKIAAVGLLAGPIGAILGGVVTTFVAFSDQIFTAGENTEAAAAKADRYAAALRRIEGAADGAGDAVEKSGKKFLQSEVRRLKEALKTDEEAYSAAADAVRKEVDAYLKSLQEAEAEYGDDPKFKAHVAGLKAIRAGLDGTADGADRAEQALAKLLNENDGEFQPLADALKLLIQDLKVYASLIAESTDGLKEMAAARQKLTGFRSESREEAQRARQAEAFLNEQKALELRTSREKEIASLAEKYMKEATEAAKASKNAGLAITKAEAEAKARETVSARETQEGFEGAVSGYVGRVVGAESGGDTAAKNPNSSATGLGQFIESTWLAMFKKHFPGEASGMTDAAILAMRTDAAKSRTLIEAYARENAAILQKAGISVNDAADEYKLQLAHFLGPQGAINVLKAAPGTLASAVLPAAAVKANPTILGGGRTVDDVIAYGQKRAGQTSSGTERIDARDNFAKRLEEQRAYIETLKEETGLRAGINPLVDDYGQKLSTLQAAQQLFADAQREGTDAGKELTSVQQLLKGDLSKLSPVAREQALAMRALAEETGTAEAAGNRLIESQADLKDRMAESSAFGKDVLGGFIRDLREGESATDALANALDKVADKLLDMALDGLFNTNGGGGGFLGNIFGSLFGGGFKSNTTLGDFLTKGYSSGTANTGGARGKPAGVVHGQEAVIPLPSGGKVPVQLSAPNLAPLPLHAPDLSGYGRSSPEIRYVEVPYVAEMAATDNGEMISRFRRISQEEIGSATPQIVGKSVAAVGKRARSTKSYLG